The following proteins come from a genomic window of Paucidesulfovibrio gracilis DSM 16080:
- a CDS encoding pyrimidine/purine nucleotide monophosphate nucleosidase domain-containing protein, producing the protein MHSTVTIPIINRQLGVTELTEREAGRIRTALDTPDHRLVEIVGALINIHKKDYNDTRAVRVKFRDMQVRVERKNGDYVLVCTGVPRDCLYDGEHVIEQSVEQVSSALRDIVFPPPGSGSATSEERSAYVKKFVEHAGLLYRGERGLVAFTWGGHRVSREEYDFAKSVAYWLGLFLPDMENITGCGEGIMKAPFKGVQVAYGKQRTFRRFGLRDYIGFTEQGILAAEAPNELVNRLLVFPTIEQRMEAFIRASHRGRAHPGGPGTIEEIMTMLAVLSTPGNEKIPFSFELVEESGGRYFKQLDEYLTLCFKDSLDGLYEVFCCDPQTYARHVAETTRKLSMRYLWNDNFFFEERLQHPFEVTFESMEALDLSRDQEAFSLLINLRRFFSAVVHLSVKDPDMLDAWGDERPLIRGDKDILRATDELVRKLERQGRIHEDVKYARPYRVE; encoded by the coding sequence ATGCATTCCACCGTGACCATTCCCATCATCAACCGGCAGCTCGGCGTCACAGAACTCACCGAACGCGAAGCCGGGCGCATCCGTACCGCCCTGGACACCCCGGACCACAGGCTCGTGGAGATCGTGGGCGCGCTCATCAATATCCACAAAAAGGATTACAACGATACCCGCGCGGTGCGGGTGAAGTTCCGCGACATGCAGGTTCGCGTGGAACGCAAGAACGGGGATTACGTCCTGGTCTGCACGGGCGTGCCGCGTGACTGCCTCTACGACGGGGAACACGTCATTGAACAGTCCGTGGAGCAGGTGTCCTCGGCCCTGCGGGACATCGTGTTTCCGCCGCCCGGGTCGGGAAGCGCCACCTCTGAGGAGCGCTCCGCCTACGTGAAGAAGTTTGTGGAGCATGCGGGATTGCTTTATCGCGGGGAACGCGGCCTGGTTGCCTTCACCTGGGGCGGACATCGCGTCTCCCGCGAGGAGTATGATTTCGCCAAGTCCGTGGCCTACTGGCTGGGGCTGTTTTTGCCGGACATGGAAAACATCACCGGTTGCGGTGAAGGCATCATGAAGGCGCCCTTCAAGGGCGTGCAGGTGGCCTACGGCAAGCAGCGGACTTTCCGGCGCTTCGGGCTTCGGGACTACATCGGATTTACCGAGCAGGGCATCCTGGCGGCCGAGGCGCCCAACGAGCTGGTGAACCGGCTGCTGGTCTTTCCTACCATTGAACAGCGCATGGAGGCGTTTATCCGCGCCTCGCACCGGGGGCGCGCCCATCCCGGCGGTCCCGGCACCATTGAGGAGATCATGACCATGCTGGCCGTGCTCTCCACGCCCGGCAACGAAAAGATTCCCTTTTCCTTCGAGCTGGTGGAGGAGTCGGGCGGCCGGTACTTCAAGCAGTTGGATGAATACCTGACCCTCTGCTTCAAGGACTCCCTGGACGGATTGTACGAGGTGTTCTGCTGCGATCCCCAGACCTACGCCCGCCACGTGGCCGAAACCACGCGCAAGCTGTCCATGCGCTACCTCTGGAACGACAATTTCTTTTTTGAGGAACGGCTCCAGCATCCCTTTGAGGTAACCTTTGAGAGCATGGAGGCGCTGGACCTCTCCCGGGACCAGGAGGCGTTCTCCCTGCTCATCAACCTGCGCCGGTTCTTTTCCGCTGTGGTGCATCTCAGCGTCAAGGATCCGGACATGCTCGACGCCTGGGGGGATGAGCGTCCGTTGATCCGCGGGGACAAGGACATCCTGCGGGCCACGGACGAACTGGTGCGCAAGCTGGAGCGGCAGGGCCGCATTCATGAGGATGTGAAATACGCCCGGCCCTACCGTGTGGAATAA
- a CDS encoding sigma 54-interacting transcriptional regulator: MGAQIVLTDYHADTGAQLARALTQCGQRVRTAPRLDTAAHCGPRTPDLVFCPALPLERLQHISRFTAAFPTVPLLLTTATPGTKYTEQAMRAGAFHVLPWPAPPETLPPLLQLAQNHAAVLRERERLLEERQEQEHNLHGLLEAVTESLLLVRRGGTILYANQVLADRLGLPLAELKDTNVDDLGMNPEITAYRRKQADQAYASGQAVRFEDEHRGRRFAISYYPLARADGSYDRLAVYAQDITKTHSAVQEKERVLGDLKAAFRSISEAIVTLDRDLKVRRVNEAALQWPGGPGFRRGRDLTTSDHPLARICVQLARTVLATSGPVRDHRRELSRREREGGQGRVVTINASPLLDEAGQNLGAVLVLRDITRITQLEQRLGERGEFHGMVGSGPAMRRIFDAVQQVGPVDSTVLITGESGTGKELVAEAIHAQSPRHHGPLVKVNCAALSENLLNAELFGHVRGAFTGAIRHRAGRIETARNGTLFLDEIGDISPGTQRHLLRFLESREYERLGESRTRRADVRVVAATNTDLAARVSQGLFRADLYYRLKVMELRLPPLRERTEDIPTLAHTFAQRFSHRFQKHVHGLDDGALRALQGHSWPGNVRELRHALEHACALCTESTLRAGDLPQDILSGKAPLSDHTPRDNARERRRILDTLKKNHWNKSTAARMLGISRTTLYKRLRDYGIST, translated from the coding sequence ATGGGCGCGCAAATTGTGCTGACCGACTACCACGCCGACACCGGGGCGCAACTTGCCCGCGCCCTGACGCAATGCGGACAGCGCGTCCGGACCGCGCCCCGGCTGGACACGGCGGCCCACTGCGGCCCGCGGACTCCGGACCTGGTCTTCTGTCCTGCCCTCCCCCTGGAGCGGCTCCAACACATATCGCGCTTCACCGCGGCCTTTCCCACGGTCCCTCTGCTGCTCACCACGGCCACGCCCGGCACGAAATACACGGAGCAGGCCATGCGGGCCGGTGCGTTTCATGTGCTGCCCTGGCCCGCGCCGCCCGAGACCCTGCCGCCCCTGCTGCAACTCGCCCAAAACCACGCCGCGGTGCTGCGCGAGCGGGAACGTCTGCTGGAAGAACGGCAGGAGCAGGAGCACAACCTGCACGGACTGCTGGAAGCGGTCACGGAATCCCTGCTGCTGGTTCGACGGGGCGGAACCATCCTTTATGCCAACCAGGTCTTGGCGGACCGCCTGGGGCTGCCCCTGGCAGAGCTGAAGGATACGAATGTGGACGACCTGGGCATGAACCCGGAAATCACGGCGTACCGCCGGAAACAGGCTGACCAGGCCTACGCCTCGGGACAAGCCGTGCGTTTTGAGGACGAACACCGGGGCCGACGCTTTGCCATCAGCTATTACCCTCTGGCGCGGGCCGACGGATCGTACGACCGCCTGGCCGTCTACGCCCAGGACATAACCAAAACCCACAGCGCGGTGCAGGAAAAGGAACGGGTGCTCGGCGACCTCAAAGCGGCCTTTCGGAGCATCTCGGAAGCCATCGTCACCCTGGACCGCGACCTCAAGGTTCGGCGGGTGAATGAGGCGGCCCTCCAGTGGCCCGGCGGCCCAGGATTCCGTCGGGGTCGCGACCTTACAACCTCGGACCATCCCCTGGCCCGCATCTGCGTCCAGCTCGCCCGCACGGTGCTGGCCACGTCCGGCCCGGTGCGGGACCACCGACGGGAACTGTCCCGGAGGGAACGGGAGGGCGGACAGGGCCGAGTGGTCACGATCAACGCCTCCCCCCTGCTGGACGAAGCCGGTCAAAACCTGGGGGCGGTGCTTGTGCTGCGCGACATCACCCGGATCACGCAGCTGGAACAACGCCTGGGCGAACGCGGGGAGTTTCACGGCATGGTGGGGTCAGGTCCGGCCATGCGCCGAATCTTTGACGCCGTGCAACAGGTTGGTCCGGTGGACTCCACCGTACTGATCACCGGAGAATCCGGCACGGGCAAGGAATTGGTGGCCGAGGCCATCCACGCGCAAAGCCCCCGGCACCACGGTCCGCTGGTCAAGGTGAACTGCGCCGCCCTCTCGGAAAATCTGCTCAATGCGGAACTGTTCGGCCATGTCCGAGGTGCCTTCACCGGCGCGATACGCCACAGGGCGGGACGCATCGAAACCGCCCGAAACGGCACCCTGTTTCTGGATGAAATCGGCGACATTTCTCCCGGCACACAGCGCCATCTGCTGCGCTTTCTCGAAAGCCGGGAATACGAGCGCCTCGGAGAATCGCGCACGCGTCGCGCCGATGTTCGCGTGGTGGCCGCCACAAACACGGACCTTGCCGCCCGTGTAAGCCAGGGGCTGTTTCGGGCTGATCTCTACTACCGGCTCAAAGTCATGGAACTGCGGCTGCCCCCGTTACGGGAACGCACCGAGGACATCCCGACCCTGGCCCACACCTTTGCGCAACGCTTTTCCCACAGGTTCCAAAAACACGTTCACGGCCTGGACGACGGCGCCCTGCGCGCTCTGCAAGGCCATTCCTGGCCCGGCAACGTTCGCGAACTGCGCCACGCCCTGGAGCACGCCTGCGCCCTTTGCACGGAATCCACGCTCCGGGCCGGAGACCTGCCACAGGATATTCTTTCGGGCAAAGCGCCCCTTTCGGACCACACGCCCCGGGACAATGCCCGGGAAAGACGACGCATCCTCGACACCTTGAAAAAAAACCACTGGAACAAATCCACGGCAGCCCGGATGCTGGGCATCAGCCGCACCACGTTATATAAACGGTTGCGGGATTATGGAATTTCCACGTAA
- a CDS encoding ATP-binding protein, with amino-acid sequence MHVEHDQDGITMELPSDLRLVDQVVEQARKYVREQGVERSPGLGLILRELVNNAIEHGNAGEQDHMVKVRVESVGELRFLVRVEDKGEGFDHSALDLRLSEDPNQERNRGLPMVNAYADELLFEDNGSVVLAYLTVKRETLFETDEEDGVQCITPTGDLSSSVAEPFRSLLVSCLDEGRTRFRFDLSHVSDIDSVALSIFVIFANMVAKRDEDNLLEVVNASEDIREMFHLTRLSRVYSVIEEDGKDGQ; translated from the coding sequence ATGCACGTGGAGCACGATCAGGACGGAATCACGATGGAATTGCCTTCAGACCTGCGTCTTGTGGACCAGGTTGTGGAGCAGGCCCGGAAATACGTCCGGGAACAGGGCGTGGAGCGGTCCCCCGGGTTGGGACTGATTTTGCGGGAGCTGGTGAACAACGCCATCGAACACGGCAACGCCGGGGAGCAGGACCACATGGTCAAGGTCCGGGTGGAGTCCGTGGGCGAGCTTCGCTTTCTCGTCCGGGTGGAAGACAAGGGCGAGGGGTTCGACCACAGCGCCCTGGATCTGCGCCTGTCCGAGGATCCCAACCAGGAACGCAATCGCGGCCTGCCCATGGTCAATGCCTATGCGGACGAATTGCTGTTCGAGGACAACGGATCCGTCGTGCTGGCCTACCTCACCGTCAAACGTGAGACGCTTTTCGAGACCGACGAAGAGGACGGCGTGCAGTGTATCACCCCCACGGGCGACCTTTCCTCCTCGGTGGCCGAACCGTTTCGGTCCCTGTTGGTCAGCTGTCTGGACGAAGGGCGTACCCGGTTTCGCTTCGATCTCTCCCATGTGTCGGACATCGACTCCGTGGCCCTGTCCATTTTTGTGATCTTTGCCAACATGGTGGCCAAGCGGGACGAGGATAATCTTCTGGAAGTGGTCAACGCCAGCGAGGACATCCGGGAAATGTTCCACCTCACCAGGCTGAGCCGCGTTTACAGCGTCATTGAAGAGGACGGGAAAGATGGGCAATGA
- a CDS encoding chemotaxis protein CheA, protein MGNDPSIVEEFVIEAQEHLENIEDDFLLLGGQKEAPEPSLIDKIFRAAHSIKGGAGFLQFSCISELAHIMETLLSSLRSGVIPVTDEIIEGLLAGVDKLNELLADIENSNDMDISEEHGRLKTLLEGHIPGQSDQEDVAVTDQGGKQTGFEITPLTLRNIPKNHEFIYVLKYDLAEVSSEKGEGPLTLIKRLSSTGEILEARLESVDTDLKKGVPEGPLWYELLYSSIIGPETIEFAVGLPMDRITVVDRTQLTAEAERAGSTALAAPEPEAPPQEAEPAPPEQPAPTPTPAPEEFPANIMDELQLPITEEMVDQFATEADETLDGAEQALMEIFDDPDKAEESLNEAFRLIHSFKGNCGLLGFKSLERVSHTMETVLDHFKSSTVPRRENDRNSLMRGLDTLRLGVNEISNDGKLTMDSVDELVDELAGLLPTPDKPEQTGAGTDAGTETRPAGKKTPPKAKKAAPLKKLERRDIRVDLEKLDVLINLVGELVIAESMTTRHPDLQGMHLEGFERSAHNLRRIIADLQDIAMQVRMIPLSRTFRKMIRLVHDLSSKAGKKVRLELVGEDTEVDKTVIEQIADPLVHIIRNSVDHGLEPPEERLGAGKAETGIITIEARHEGGEVLIIVRDDGRGLSREKILKKAMANGLIQGDGSNIPDGEVFKMIFEAGFSTAEKITDVSGRGVGMDVVRRNLEKLKGRVDVRSNAGKGAEVMLRIPLTLAIIEGMLIRVGSAQYTLPLLSIRESFRPEPKMVTMTMDGQEVVKVRDDMIPVVRLHELYKTEPDVHDLEKGILVIVDSGNKNVCIFCDEILGQHQTVIKGLPSYLGNARGLSGCTILGNGEVSLILDVGSLIDMAEGRGAMDAVSSEG, encoded by the coding sequence ATGGGCAATGATCCTTCCATCGTCGAAGAATTCGTGATTGAGGCCCAGGAGCACCTCGAAAACATCGAGGACGACTTCCTGCTGCTCGGCGGCCAGAAAGAGGCGCCGGAACCGTCGCTGATCGACAAAATTTTCCGGGCCGCGCATTCCATTAAGGGCGGTGCCGGGTTCCTCCAGTTCTCCTGCATCAGCGAGCTGGCCCACATCATGGAGACCCTGCTCTCCTCCCTGCGCTCGGGCGTAATCCCCGTCACCGACGAGATCATCGAAGGACTGCTTGCAGGCGTGGACAAACTCAATGAACTGCTGGCAGACATCGAAAACAGCAATGATATGGACATCAGCGAGGAACACGGCCGACTCAAGACGCTGCTGGAAGGGCATATCCCCGGCCAGAGCGACCAGGAGGACGTGGCCGTGACAGACCAGGGCGGCAAGCAAACCGGCTTTGAAATAACGCCCCTGACCCTGCGGAACATTCCGAAAAATCACGAATTCATCTACGTTCTCAAGTACGACCTGGCCGAGGTCTCCAGCGAAAAGGGCGAAGGACCGCTCACGCTCATCAAGCGCCTCTCCAGCACGGGCGAAATTCTGGAAGCCCGCCTGGAAAGCGTGGACACGGACCTGAAAAAAGGCGTCCCCGAAGGGCCGCTCTGGTACGAGCTGCTCTACTCCTCCATCATCGGCCCGGAAACCATTGAATTTGCCGTGGGCCTGCCCATGGATCGCATCACCGTGGTGGACCGCACCCAGCTCACCGCCGAGGCCGAACGTGCAGGCAGCACGGCCCTGGCCGCGCCCGAGCCGGAGGCTCCGCCGCAGGAAGCGGAACCCGCCCCCCCGGAACAACCCGCGCCCACGCCCACGCCCGCACCAGAGGAATTTCCGGCCAACATCATGGACGAACTCCAACTGCCGATCACCGAAGAAATGGTCGACCAGTTCGCCACCGAGGCCGACGAAACCCTGGACGGCGCGGAACAGGCGCTCATGGAAATTTTCGACGATCCGGACAAGGCCGAGGAGTCCCTGAACGAGGCCTTCCGCCTGATCCACAGCTTCAAGGGCAACTGCGGCCTGCTGGGATTCAAGTCCCTGGAGCGCGTCAGCCACACCATGGAAACCGTGCTGGACCATTTCAAAAGCAGCACGGTTCCCCGGCGGGAAAATGATCGCAACAGCCTCATGCGCGGACTGGATACGTTGCGCCTGGGCGTGAACGAGATCTCCAACGACGGCAAGCTGACCATGGACAGCGTGGACGAGCTGGTGGACGAGCTGGCCGGACTGCTGCCCACCCCGGACAAACCAGAGCAGACCGGTGCCGGGACCGATGCCGGGACCGAGACCCGGCCCGCCGGGAAAAAAACACCGCCCAAGGCCAAAAAGGCCGCCCCGTTAAAAAAACTGGAACGGCGGGACATTCGCGTGGACCTGGAAAAACTGGACGTACTCATCAACCTGGTGGGGGAACTGGTCATCGCCGAAAGCATGACCACACGCCATCCAGACCTTCAGGGCATGCACCTGGAAGGCTTTGAGCGCTCCGCCCACAATTTGCGCCGCATCATAGCCGACCTGCAGGACATCGCCATGCAGGTGCGCATGATCCCGCTCTCGCGCACCTTCCGCAAAATGATCCGGCTGGTGCACGACCTTTCTTCCAAGGCCGGGAAAAAAGTCCGGCTGGAGCTGGTGGGAGAGGATACCGAAGTGGACAAGACCGTGATCGAACAGATCGCGGACCCGCTGGTCCACATCATCCGCAACTCCGTGGACCATGGTCTGGAGCCGCCCGAAGAACGGCTCGGCGCGGGAAAGGCCGAAACCGGCATCATCACCATCGAGGCCCGACACGAAGGCGGCGAGGTACTCATCATCGTGCGTGACGACGGACGCGGCCTCTCGCGGGAAAAAATCCTTAAAAAAGCCATGGCCAACGGGCTGATCCAAGGTGACGGATCCAACATCCCGGACGGCGAAGTGTTCAAGATGATTTTCGAGGCTGGTTTTTCCACGGCCGAAAAAATCACAGACGTTTCCGGCCGGGGCGTGGGCATGGACGTGGTGCGCCGCAACCTGGAAAAACTCAAAGGCCGCGTGGACGTCCGCAGCAACGCGGGCAAGGGCGCGGAAGTCATGCTGCGCATCCCGCTGACCCTGGCCATCATCGAAGGCATGCTCATTCGCGTCGGCTCGGCCCAATACACCCTGCCCCTGCTCTCCATCCGGGAATCCTTCCGGCCCGAGCCGAAAATGGTCACCATGACCATGGACGGCCAAGAAGTGGTCAAAGTGCGCGACGACATGATCCCGGTGGTACGATTGCACGAATTGTATAAAACGGAACCCGATGTACACGACCTGGAAAAGGGCATTCTGGTCATCGTGGACTCGGGCAATAAGAACGTCTGCATCTTCTGCGACGAGATCCTGGGCCAGCATCAGACCGTGATCAAGGGCTTGCCGAGCTATCTCGGCAATGCACGGGGACTCTCCGGCTGCACCATTCTGGGCAACGGCGAGGTAAGTCTGATTCTGGACGTAGGCTCCCTCATCGACATGGCCGAAGGACGCGGGGCCATGGACGCGGTTTCGTCCGAGGGCTAA
- a CDS encoding methyl-accepting chemotaxis protein, whose product MLFRKIGLGWKIGTGFAVVLCFVLLVGAVGSLGMTRIKQAVNMATEAGELNRLIELARVHARTYMTSGDKTHVAQCDATLQQVFGELETMRATAGAEEAELFDTALTHVRDYDRLFEEYVAEDKLRAEMDWQMVLSARATVKEAKLLQSRLEQRALEYAGGPDGPVTASQAGQATEILVEHLQARRHEKNYIIREKQEYLDRVAKLVASTQKRCVSLERRLPEADLEALARTVREQTEVYWVNYQAVVQSMRKLSRMDAEMNQLALAAERALEGVVLSKARTTQKTQSLAMSAIIVGFIAAVLLGSLIAVLIVRCVTKGIGAAMDCLSAVSRGDLRAEPDQAMLDRGDQVGDLMRMLRHTITAQRRKEELAEAIAEGDLTHDMEPASESDQLGKALQRMTEGLRSILGTVQAAALRIASGARQVSDSSGALSQGATEQAGSLEEISSSMMEINSQTKNNADNAALASDVVIQARDKAREGADHMGRMTEAMEEIEESSQSIGRIIKVIDEIAFQTNLLALNAAVEAARAGKHGQGFAVVADEVRNLAGRSAKAAQETAQLIEGSVSRVRIGSEIAGQTAEALEGIVTDVGRAAELVAEIAAASGEQAEGVAQVNLGLQQVEQVTHQNTVSSEQTAEAASHLSNQAADLHGLLDGFRLEEQSSNHDSPMYALPSPASPPRKADPGAADNNRKNTSISGVQARPEEIISLDEGDFGRY is encoded by the coding sequence ATGTTGTTCAGGAAAATCGGGCTGGGATGGAAGATCGGAACGGGATTCGCCGTGGTGCTTTGCTTCGTGCTCCTCGTGGGCGCGGTAGGCTCCCTTGGCATGACCCGCATCAAGCAGGCCGTGAACATGGCCACCGAAGCCGGGGAATTGAACCGGCTCATTGAACTGGCCCGGGTCCACGCCCGGACCTATATGACGTCCGGCGACAAAACCCACGTGGCCCAATGCGACGCCACCCTGCAACAGGTGTTCGGCGAGCTGGAAACCATGCGCGCCACAGCCGGAGCCGAAGAGGCCGAACTCTTCGACACGGCGCTCACCCATGTACGCGATTACGACCGCCTCTTTGAGGAGTACGTTGCCGAGGACAAGCTGCGGGCCGAAATGGACTGGCAGATGGTTCTTTCCGCACGCGCCACAGTCAAGGAGGCCAAGCTGCTGCAATCCCGGCTGGAGCAGCGCGCCCTGGAATACGCCGGCGGCCCGGACGGACCCGTGACCGCGTCCCAGGCCGGGCAGGCCACGGAAATCCTGGTGGAGCATCTCCAGGCCAGACGGCATGAAAAAAACTACATCATCCGCGAAAAGCAGGAATACCTGGACCGCGTGGCCAAGCTGGTGGCCTCCACGCAAAAACGCTGTGTCTCCTTGGAACGCCGGCTACCCGAAGCGGATCTGGAGGCTTTGGCGCGCACCGTGCGTGAGCAAACCGAGGTCTACTGGGTCAACTACCAGGCCGTGGTCCAGTCCATGCGCAAACTCAGCCGCATGGACGCGGAAATGAACCAACTGGCCCTGGCCGCGGAACGCGCTCTGGAAGGCGTGGTTTTGTCCAAGGCCCGCACAACACAAAAAACCCAATCCCTGGCCATGTCCGCCATCATCGTGGGGTTCATCGCGGCAGTGCTCCTCGGCAGCCTCATCGCCGTGCTCATTGTGCGCTGCGTAACCAAGGGCATCGGCGCGGCCATGGACTGCCTGAGCGCCGTAAGCCGTGGCGACCTGCGTGCGGAACCGGATCAGGCCATGCTCGACCGGGGCGACCAGGTGGGCGATCTGATGCGCATGCTCCGGCACACCATCACGGCCCAGCGCCGCAAGGAAGAACTGGCCGAAGCCATTGCCGAAGGCGATCTCACCCACGACATGGAACCGGCATCCGAAAGCGACCAGCTCGGCAAGGCGCTGCAACGCATGACCGAGGGACTGCGCTCCATTCTCGGCACGGTGCAGGCCGCAGCCCTGCGTATTGCCTCGGGCGCGCGGCAGGTTTCCGACTCCAGCGGCGCCCTCTCCCAAGGGGCAACGGAACAGGCCGGATCCCTGGAGGAAATCTCCAGCTCCATGATGGAAATCAACTCCCAGACCAAAAACAATGCGGACAACGCAGCCCTGGCCAGCGACGTGGTCATCCAGGCCCGCGACAAGGCCCGGGAGGGTGCGGACCACATGGGCCGCATGACCGAAGCCATGGAAGAAATCGAAGAGTCCAGCCAGTCCATCGGGCGAATCATCAAGGTCATTGACGAAATCGCGTTCCAAACCAATCTGCTGGCCCTGAACGCGGCCGTGGAAGCAGCCCGCGCCGGAAAGCACGGCCAGGGATTCGCCGTGGTGGCGGACGAAGTGCGCAATCTTGCCGGACGAAGCGCCAAGGCCGCCCAGGAGACCGCCCAACTCATCGAAGGCTCGGTTTCACGCGTGCGCATCGGCAGTGAAATCGCAGGACAGACTGCCGAGGCCTTGGAAGGCATTGTCACGGACGTGGGGCGCGCAGCCGAACTCGTGGCGGAAATCGCGGCGGCTTCCGGAGAACAGGCCGAAGGCGTGGCCCAGGTAAACCTGGGATTGCAACAGGTGGAACAGGTGACCCACCAAAATACCGTCAGTTCCGAACAGACTGCCGAAGCCGCGTCCCATCTCTCCAACCAGGCGGCGGACCTGCACGGCCTGCTCGATGGATTCCGGCTTGAGGAGCAGAGTTCCAATCACGATTCTCCAATGTACGCGCTGCCCTCCCCTGCGTCTCCCCCCCGGAAGGCCGATCCGGGCGCGGCAGATAATAACCGCAAAAACACCAGTATTTCAGGCGTGCAAGCTCGCCCTGAAGAAATCATTTCCCTGGATGAGGGAGATTTCGGTCGCTATTGA